In one window of Eleutherodactylus coqui strain aEleCoq1 chromosome 10, aEleCoq1.hap1, whole genome shotgun sequence DNA:
- the CRAT gene encoding carnitine O-acetyltransferase, with protein MLAFIARSMARPARLVKPVSLVKLPGRYLAHQEGLPALPVPALQQTLDKYLLALKPLVPEEEWTHTSKLVDDFRTSGVGERLQKGLERRAKKTENWLSDWWLQTAYLEYRLPVVVHSSPGVVLPKQDFEDRQGQLRFAAKLIEGVLDFKAMIDNETLPVEYLGGKPLCMNQYYQILSSCRVPGPKRDSVVNYSQVKKPPTHITVVHNFQFFELDVYNSDGSPLTTDQLFHQLEKIWGTSLQTNKEPIGILTSNHRNSWAKAYNNLIKDKTNKESVRSIQKSIFTVCLDGPMPKVSDEHYKSRVAAQMLHGGGSRLNSGNRWFDKTLQFIVAEDGSCGLIYEHAPAEGPPIVALLDHVVEYTKKPDLVRSPMISLPMPNKLRFNITPEIKNDIEKAKQNLNIMVHDLDVKVFVFDVFGKNFPKSEKLSPDAFIQVALQLAYFRMYGSACATYESASLRMFRLGRTDTIRSASVPSLEFVQGMEDSGKQNTEKVNLLRKAVQGHREYTDMAINGKAIDRHLLGLKLQAIEDLVSMPELFMDTSYAVAMHFNLSTSQVPAKTDCVMCFGPVVPDGYGVCYNPMENHINFSVSAYNSCAETNAARMVHYLERALSDMQQLIQSTPKAKL; from the exons GCCAGGCCGGCTCGCTTGGTAAAGCCTGTGTCGTTGGTGAAGCTGCCAGGTAGGTACTTGGCGCACCAAGAAGGGTTACCTGCTCTACCCGTCCCTGCGTTACAGCAGACACTGGACAAGTATCTTCTGGCCTTGAAGCCCCTGGTGCCTGAGGAAGAATGGACCCACACCAGCAAATTGGTGGACGACTTCCGGACATCTGGAGTGGGCGAGCGGCTGCAGAAGGGGCTTGAGAGGAGAGCAAAGAAAACTGAAAACTGG CTCTCCGACTGGTGGCTGCAGACAGCTTATCTAGAATACCGGCTACCGGTGGTGGTCCACTCCAGCCCCGGGGTGGTCTTACCGAAGCAAGACTTTGAAGACAGACAGGGGCAGCTGAG ATTTGCTGCGAAGCTGATTGAGGGCGTTCTGGACTTTAAAGCCATGATAGACAA TGAGACCCTCCCTGTGGAATATCTTGGTGGTAAACCTCTATGTATGAATCAGTACTACCAGATTCTATCATCCTGTCGAGTTCCTGGCCCGAAGCGTGACTCTGTGGTCAACTACAGTCAAGTGAAGAAGCCCCCCACTCATATAACTGTGGTGCATAACTTCCAG TTCTTTGAACTGGACGTGTACAACAGCGATGGAAGCCCCCTCACCACCGATCAGCTTTTTCATCAGCTGGAAAAGATCTGGGGGACCTCCCTGCAGACGAACAAGGAGCCCATCGGCATCTTGACTTCCAATCACAGGAACAGTTGGGCCAAGGCCTACAACAACCTCATCAAAG ATAAAACCAACAAGGAGTCGGTGCGTTCCATCCAGAAGAGCATCTTCACTGTGTGCCTAGATGGCCCGATGCCCAAGGTGTCTGATGAACACTACAAGAGCCGCGTGGCTGCTCAGATGCTACACGGTGGAGGCAGCCGCCTGAACAGTGGCAACAGGTGGTTCGACAAAACCCTTCAG TTCATCGTAGCGGAGGATGGGTCATGTGGGCTGATATATGAACACGCCCCGGCAGAAGGACCCCCCATTGTGGCCTTGCTCGATCACGTTGTTGAATACAC GAAGAAGCCTGATCTGGTGAGGTCGCCGATGATTTCTCTGCCAATGCCCAATAAACTTCGCTTCAACATCACTCCAGAAATCAAGAATGACATTGAGAAAGCCAAGCAAAACCTCAACAT AATGGTTCACGATCTGGATGTGAAAGTGTTTGTTTTTGACGTCTTTGGGAAAAATTTTCCGAAGTCAGAAAAGCTGAGCCCAGATGCCTTCATCCAAGTGGCGCTCCAGCTGGCCTATTTTCG GATGTACGGAAGCGCCTGCGCCACTTATGAGAGCGCATCCCTACGAATGTTCCGCCTGGGAAGGACCGACACGATCAGGTCTGCTTCTGTGCCATCTCTGGAGTTTGTGCAAGGAATGGAGGATTCTGGGAAACAG AACACAGAGAAAGTGAATCTGCTCAGAAAGGCGGTTCAGGGTCACCGTGAATACACAGACATG GCGATTAACGGAAAAGCCATAGACCGTCATCTGCTGGGATTGAAGCTTCAAGCCATTGAGGATTTGGTCAGCATGCCGGAGCTCTTCATGGATACGTCTTACGCTGTGGCGATGCATTTTAACCTCTCCACCAGCCAG GTGCCTGCAAAAACAGACTGTGTCATGTGCTTCGGCCCGGTGGTGCCCGATGGCTACGGCGTCTGCTACAACCCCATGGAAAATCACATCAACTTCTCTGTATCGGCCTATAACAGCTGTGCTGAGACCAACGCAGCCAGGATGGTCCATTATTTGGAGCGGGCTCTGAGTGATATGCAACAGCTGATACAGAGCACCCCCAAGGCCAAGCTCTAA